Within Limanda limanda chromosome 1, fLimLim1.1, whole genome shotgun sequence, the genomic segment GTTCTCTCCTCTCACGGTCGTTCTCCTCGGCTCGGGCTCGGAGCCAGGTCTCGTTCTGAGAGCGATGTCtgtccagcagctcctgcagctcctgacacacacacacacacacacacacacacacacacacacacacacacacacacacacacacacacacacagacacacaacttattttgtgttgatttgacGACAGTGAACCACGTAAGATCAGAGACAATGATGCAGACAGAATGCACTTGGTTACTTTAAAGTAAACCACATAGATTAGATTGATTACATGAGATAGAATAAAGTCAATCATTCATGAATTAACTTCAGTAAGTTGAGATGGTTCCAGATGAAACAGGatcagacctgctgctgctgttgtctgtGAACCTCATgagcttctttctctttctgcagagctgcagcagctttccACAAATCAGACTTCTCTCTGGAAGAAAATCATCATTATTAGTTTATATGatattaaaagttaaatcaGTGGAATCAGTCTCCAGATGAATCCTTCTTATGAAAGGCGTTAACCTGTCAAGATgtgaaacaaactaaacaaatgaaaaccaaCCGATCCAGTATGTGGACCTCGTGGTCGAGCAGAGCGAAGGCCGCCTGGATCTGTTTCATGGCCTGATCCCGAACTGCACTGAAGTCTCTGTGGACAAACGCCTGCAGGAGACACTGGGATTAGTAGTATTTTGACTTGTTAGTGTTTATTATCTGTATCCTCTATGTAGTCACTGTAACTCTAACAAAATGTAACCAACCTGCAGACTGACTCatctttagatagatagatagatagatagatagatagatagatagatagatagatagatagatagatagatagatagatagatagataactttattcatccccgaagggtaattaagtcgtcatagcagccggtatatttgaatacaataaaatacaatacaatagaataatataaaaaatattgaggtagaaagaataaaaacagaaacacaagataaataggtagataaggtgcagtggcaagatgatggtaatagtactgatgatatgatggtaatgttattgttagacagtatataacaatagtacagtatatatagtatataatataacataatatatatttatatatgatagtaattataccaatataatagcagtatatagtaataatggcagcaacagtatatataataataatagtaaatataataataataattataacatgtacacatgtataaatatgtgtatatagccttatatatatatacaatagataatataatatactatgagtgtaagaatatgtagacagagtgtgcaaaagacaatattattgtataaaatgatatataatatcaatatggtttatattaacacatatcacatacgatgtgaagtaagtgtatatggagaaGGGAGATAATCTCACCAGACTGTATTCTGctgccttcccccccccccccccccattgtttGCAGTTAatttaggtttttatttatttttatcctctTGAATATTAGGAAGAGGTTTTTTCCTCGAGCACAAAAACGTGACGGGTGTATATAGCCGAtgtaaaattgtttttatttccatgtcAGTATTAGTCGATGTTGATTTCCTTTTGAGTCTGTGAAGCTCCATCAAAAAGAGCAGGTGAATATAAGTAgttgataataattataaacttCACTCATACAtaacctttcaaaacacagttacaaaaTGATTTACAAGTAATGAAAGAGAGAAGTTTAAGGCAAATTTAAGCAGTTTTAAGGTCACACAGCAATAGACACAAGATAAAATGATTCAAATAGACGTATGATCAGAACTAGGATATGGTTTAAAATATACAACAACAGAAGGAAATGtgtatttacaaaattaaatctatataatataataatacgtTTGTTTATCCGCATGATTGAGCAAAAGCTTCAGTTTCAGTCGTCATCACCTGAGGATCAGCAGCTGGGTTCCTGCTCTGGCTGCACGGAGCCGACTCGCTCAGCTCGTAGCGGACGTTCGGGACCTTAGTGGGAGTGAAACTGAGAAACAGTCAAAACCAGAATGAAACCAAACTGCTGAAGCTGAGAGTTCCACTCTGAAACtgcaaacagaacagaaacgCACCTGTGACTGACGCCCTGGAGCCCGAACTCTGACAGGATCTCCTTCATCACTTGAGGAGAAGAAGCCTTCAGCTCGTTAAAGATTAACCTCAGATGTGAGTTAAACCATCTTTCAGATTGTAAATGTGtagtaaataaaatgaatcacaCACCAGGTTGTCTCTCTGAGGGGTTGATGAGTTTCATCACCTTCAGGTCGTTAAACTCCTGCTCTTCATTCTGTCCTCCAAACACATACAgctgtcaacacaacacaacacaacacacacagagtttattTCACATTATAACACACGACAAtactcttctcatctcattcttATATACCAACCAACTGttcatccctttactggctatactagccccatgcacggactttaccactacatattcttatatatttatatatgtatatatttttgttgttttatatatatatattttagtgtactttccactccagcagcacaagaacactcccctactggacactgatacaatcacatcattgcataccattcctgtatctgtaaatatatattctccgtatgtgatttatgtatgtatgtcagtgaggtgtttaagtgtttacgtgtataagctactggatgatctgaatttcccttgggattaataaagtatccatctatctatctatctaataatgAACACCAGCACATGAATGAGAGGCTGATGACCCACGTGACTGTGGAGGATGAACGCCGTGTGTCCGTGGCGACGAGCCGGAGGAATCCCGACGTACAGCGGAACCTTCCACTTCATCTTAGCTGGAGgaacacggagagagagaacatggagTGAGAGAACCACAACTCAGAGAGACGATTCTATTGTTCTGTTCACGTTCAGTTTCTCACTCACCGATACTGAGTTTGTGGATTTCATTGGACGATGTCTCTGTGCCGTCCTCGCTGAAGCTTCTGCCACCGAACAAGTAGATGTCCTtcatggagacagacaggagacgtGTTCAGATATCAAGGTCCCACCCATTCACctgctcaaccaatcacgagtcagtcccagctgtcaaATCATgatattttgtgtgtttccgtgtgtgtgtgtgtactttatcATGGTgagcagtcagtgtgtgtctgctacaGGCTGCAGGTGTGTCTCCCTTCACCTCCAACTTCTGCCACAACAGGTTCTCTTAGAAAAATGGGgcacaaaggtcaaaggtcagagacGACTGGCTTCCCTTTACAGGATCTGCATACTTCTGACCACTAGGGGCAGATATctctgtgtttacctgtgtttaGGACATGCAGCTCTTTACAGAAGTCTCCACCTGCTCCGTGACCCCCGAACATGAAGAGCTGATCCCCGACCAGAGCCAGACTCTGATCGcacctacacactcacacacacacacacacagacacacagacacacaaattatTATCTGTGTATGATAAATTACAGATTCAACAGATTCACACTCATCTGAACATGCTGACATGTTAAAGGAGATACATTCTGCTCGTACTCAGTGTTTTTATAACTCACTAGAGGAGAGAAAACTCTACACAAACATCTTGTGTCTCCTTCAAAATGAATTTCAATATTCCtctaatagatagatagatagatagatagatagattactttattcatccccgaaggaaaattaagtcgtcatagcagccggtatatttgaatacaataaaatacaatacaatacaataaaaataagaaatattgaggtagaaggaataaaaacagaaacacaagataaataggtagataaggtgcagtggcaagatgatggtaatagtactgatgatatgatggtaatgttattgttgcaCAGTATAtgaaaatagtacagtatatatagtatataatataacataatatatatttatatatgatagtaattataccaatataatagcagtatatagtaataatggcagcaacagtatatataataataatagtaataataattataaagcTGGGATAAGGTTCTCACAGAGCAGGAGGCGGCGAGCCACTGGTTTTAACTGGCGTCCAGGAGAGAGACACTGAAACAGAAGGAAGTTTGAGAGACAATAAGAAACAAGTCAAATGATGATTA encodes:
- the zmp:0000001301 gene encoding rab9 effector protein with kelch motifs, which codes for MALASGHWLEKETRGEAPSSRYGHASAVAGNVAFLFGGASSINQENIPVYFNDFYMLTVSPDDVSWEEIPQSGDVPPAREGHTLCVVGGKLFLFGGVSSPEASECLSGVYSFDIVSLTWDCLATGGVAVKTLRHSSVAVGDNIYVYGGIRGGNRTDDLLVFNTVSLSWTPVKTSGSPPPALCDQSLALVGDQLFMFGGHGAGGDFCKELHVLNTENLLWQKLEVKGDTPAACSRHTLTAHHDKDIYLFGGRSFSEDGTETSSNEIHKLSIAKMKWKVPLYVGIPPARRHGHTAFILHSHLYVFGGQNEEQEFNDLKVMKLINPSERQPVMKEILSEFGLQGVSHSFTPTKVPNVRYELSESAPCSQSRNPAADPQAFVHRDFSAVRDQAMKQIQAAFALLDHEVHILDREKSDLWKAAAALQKEKEAHEVHRQQQQQELQELLDRHRSQNETWLRARAEENDRERRELCRVREEVQQEQERLKEEQSSIQKRSEHLLSIMQQFKGM